The DNA window ATTTAGCTTTTGGTAAAGATGATTTCTGTCTGATTCCGAGCTTTACGCTCAATAAGTTGACCGTTCATATCAAAATACCGACTAGGCCAGATTTCTGAAGGATGTATTCCGAGATAATTCGCAATTATCCACTCACCTTTAGGCCATGGCCTACTGAGAGTATTTGCTAGTGTAGATGAACTAAGCCCCGCTTCACGAGATACTGCCGCTAAGGTTGTACCGCGCTTACGTAATGCAGCAATAATATCGGCCTGATGCCAGTCATTTTTTTGAACATAGTTGTGATTCATTCCTGCTACCCCTTCCATTAATTAATATTGATGGTGGCGATTCAGACAGGGTTCGCAGTACCGGTGGTGTCCAACCGGCGAGGCCGAAGCCTCCCCCGCCTGAATCACCATTGAAAAGGTGATAGCAGACGCACTGGTAGAAACATCCTACCAGTGGGTGAAGTGGTCAACTAAAATTGGTCACGACCTTAGCGTTTTTCCAAAATAATCGCTCTGATTCATTGGGTGTTAATCCATTATTATACCAATGAGGACGAAGCTGGCTGTAATAGCCTGTTATATAATGGGTGATTGCGCGAAAAGCCTCTCCAAAATTGGGATACCCTTCTTCAGGCACCTATTCACTCTTTAAACTCCTGAAAAAGCGCTCCATAGGGCTATTATCCCAGCAGTTTCCCCGGCGGCTCAGACTTTGTTTAATACCATAACGCCCCAATGACTGCCGGAACGCTTTACTGGTATAGTGACTGCCCTGATCGCTGTGAAACATCACACCCCGTGGTCTCCCCCTTGATTCAAATGCCATTTCTAATGCTTTCTTTGTCAATTCAGCGTCCGGAGAGAACGACATGGCCCAGCCAATAGGCTTACGGGCAAACAGGTCGAGGACCACCGCCAAATAAGCCCAACGTTTGCCTGTCCAGATGTAGGTCACATCGCCACACCAAACCTGATTGGGCTCGATGACCGCGAACTGACGATCAAGAGAGTTCGGAATATCAACCGGTTCTTGCTCCCGATGCGAATAACGGTGTTTTTTCTGCTGGCGACTGACCAGTCCCATCTCAGCCATTAACTTTCCGGCCCGCCATCGGCCTAATGGGATGCCTTTTGCGGTTACTATGGCCGCGATGGTTCATGCACCGGCTGAACCCTTGCTCTCGTTAAAAGCTTCCCGAACCAGACTTTTTAATTTGACGTGTTCAGCATCCGGTGTTTTCTTCCGATGACGCCAGGCCTGATAGCTACTGCGATATACGCCGAACAGTTGACAAAGGAAAGCCACTGGATAAAGCACTCTGAATTGCTCGATTAACGAGAACTGTTCAGGTAGTCGGACATCAAGAGTGCTGAAGCCTTTTTTAAGACTTCATTTTCCATTTCAATCCGTTGCAGTTTCTTTTTTAATTCGCGAATTTCAATTTGCTCCGGCGTGATGGGCAGGGCTGTGGGGGCCTTGCCTTGCCGTTCCAGACTCAACTGACGAACCCAGCTCAGGGCTGATTTACTGACATTCATCGCTCTGGCAGCTTCTGCAATACTGTAGTTTTGGTCAAGCACTAATTGAGCTGACTCTAATTTGAATTCGGGGCTGAAACTTCTTTTCATTATGTCACCTGTTGAATTGTCGAAGTGAGAGTATCACCTCTATTACAGTGACCAAAATTAGTGTGCCACTTCAATCCTCACCTAGACCAATGCGTGATTGGAGGAGTATGTGATAAGAGACGTTAAATATAATTGTCTATTTAGGGGAACCTCTAAAAACTCTCAATACAAAAAATAAGGTCAATTTTGCACTTACCAATAAATGACCTTATTGTGTATGACTTTTTCTTGCTTTTTCAGGGGAAAAAATAAACTAACCGCTTTTTCATCACATACCGAAATTAAAAGGCATGAAGGCCGGATTTTCCAAAATAAACCAAACGTTGCAAATCATAACAGGTGGCCGTCAGAATCATCGCAAAATTGGCTCGCAGCTGGCCTACCGTTCGGATAAATTTTTCACCCATCTGAGAGAATGAGCCAAAGATATGTTCTACCCGTGCCCGGGTTTTCGCTATTTTCTTATTTCGGCCTTTCCGGCAGTCTGATAAGGGCTTATTGCGTGACGCTTGCCTCTGAATATGAACACGATAGCCCTGTTCCCAAAACGGCTTCAAAAAACTGGCTGTCATGGACAGCGGCGGTTCCTGTCGCGATATGACGGATCACTTGATATTTTGTATCGACATTAATGGTAAGTTTATAGCCAAAATAACTTTTACCGTGCTTTTTCGTCCAGGTTGCCCCGGTATTTTTCTGGCATCGTTTGTTTGCTGTCCAGTTATCCGGGGTTTTCCCCTGACGGATTTGTTCATTCTCTTCTTTCTTATTGTGCTGCTTAGGAACCGGAATCAACGTGGCATCAATGATTTGACCGCCTTGGGGAATGAATCCCTGTGCCGAAAGCTGATGCTTCGCCTCTTCAAACAACGCCCTGGCACCTTCCTGCCCAATCCGTTTTTCGAAATACCAAATCGTGTTGCGGTCTGGAATATTAATGACATCGGTCAATCAATTGATATTCCATCTTTTCATCGGAAAGATGATGGAAATGTTTCAGGATAATGATGCGAACCATCACCTCAGCCGGGAATGGCGGGCGTCCGCCTTTGGGAGAACTACTACGTGGCGCGACACGGTCTACGGTGTCAGCCCGTGCCGAGAAATCAACATACTTATCAAGAACAAGCAGCGGAGCACCTAATTCATCGATTTTTCGACGGTGATATTCGGATGCCAGCTTGTCTTTTTTTAAAGCAGAACGAGGCGGTATCATGACGGCGCTACCTTGCAGAGATGCATTGTGTCTGTATTTTACTCAATTTGGTGGCTGTGAAAAGTTTTTAGAGGTTCCCTAAGGTTTTAAAAACTCCATGCAGCATTTCGCGCTTATAGCAGTGCGGCTGCAAAGGGCTGGGTGTAACTCCCTGACGGGAGTGCCCTGATATGACCGCATCCCGTTTGCAAGACAGAAGTTATTGTGGCATTGAAGGTAGATTGCAGCTCTATATTCGTATATGAACTCCCGTTTATGTGCAAGACAAGTTCGTTGGGTGGCGGTCATAACTGCGTTCGTACATTCGGCTTCTGTGTTTGCAGGTTATTTTCTGCTGAGCCATGATGGATATGTGCCCACCTGCTCCTTATCGGCCTTAAGACCTTTATTCATTCTTGGTCGTCGGATATATCAGGTTTTGCAGGTGTCGGTTTGACCGATCTCCCATCTCATTTTTCCCGCGCAATTAGCAAGATCAATAAAGCTAAAAAAAGATTTCATTATTCTGTGATTATGACGTCACCCTGAATTTTTCTTCACCCGTTAATATCACCCACGATATTCTGGCGATCTTATTTGCCAGCGCGATAGCCACAATATTAACCGGACGACGCTGCATCAGCTTTTTTATCCACTCACCATAGTTATCATGCCTTCGGTTTATATGGTAAATCACTGCCTTGGCTCCCTGAACCAACAGCTTTCGTATATAACCATCACCCCGTTTCGTTATTCCCGCGAGTCTGGTTTTTCCACCACTGGAATATTGTTTGGGGGTTAACCCCAGCCAGGCAGCAAAGTGTCGACCATTTTTAAACAGACCAGGATCGCCAACGCGGCTGACAATGGCCGTGGCGATCACCGGCCCAATACCGGGAATGGTGGCTAACCGTTGACAGACCTCGTTCTCTTTGAAATACCTGTCAATCATTTCGTTAAGCTCACCGATCCACGCCTGTAAACAGGATAATTGTTCAAGATACATCATGCCCAGTTTTCTCAGGATAAGGGTTATCGCTGACTCACCGTCCTCGATAAACTCAAGGAGACCTTTTTTTAGCGAAGACAGCCCGGTCGGAAAGATAACACCTTCTTCTGAAAACAGACTGCGGATCTGATTTGATTTAGCGGTTCTTTCCTGAATAGCGCCTTCCCGCATTCGGTGCAATGACTGCAATGATTGCTGCTCAGCACTCTTTATGGGGACACAGTGAATATCCCGTCTTGTTACCGCCATACAGATCGCAGCAGCATCATTAGCCTCATTTTTTCCGCCAACAACAAAAGGTTTAACGTATTGG is part of the Xenorhabdus cabanillasii genome and encodes:
- a CDS encoding helix-turn-helix domain-containing protein yields the protein MNHNYVQKNDWHQADIIAALRKRGTTLAAVSREAGLSSSTLANTLSRPWPKGEWIIANYLGIHPSEIWPSRYFDMNGQLIERKARNQTEIIFTKS
- a CDS encoding IS110 family transposase, coding for MVTRASSSFEDIAKNIFQVYGTDHRGVTTIKRKLRRNSVLKFFTTLEHALIGIEACHSAHYWARELTKLGHTVHLLPTQYVKPFVVGGKNEANDAAAICMAVTRRDIHCVPIKSAEQQSLQSLHRMREGAIQERTAKSNQIRSLFSEEGVIFPTGLSSLKKGLLEFIEDGESAITLILRKLGMMYLEQLSCLQAWIGELNEMIDRYFKENEVCQRLATIPGIGPVIATAIVSRVGDPGLFKNGRHFAAWLGLTPKQYSSGGKTRLAGITKRGDGYIRKLLVQGAKAVIYHINRRHDNYGEWIKKLMQRRPVNIVAIALANKIARISWVILTGEEKFRVTS